In Pochonia chlamydosporia 170 chromosome Unknown PCv3seq00008, whole genome shotgun sequence, the following proteins share a genomic window:
- a CDS encoding NlpC/P60-like cell-wall peptidase (similar to Arthroderma benhamiae CBS 112371 XP_003016852.1): protein MISKFVLAATLLLNGALVVATPLTNNPLTSRGIGDACKGAAGDGSCKNVPDCQGISYTEALCPNDPSNVMCCVENKCNAGGKDGMCRSKAQGCPGGNFADGGSCPGGGDAACCVPDPGMSQTVPQKILAQAQTAAGLPYAWGGGSCAGPTHDNPPWQNGEVGFDCSGLVCWAVCKVTGRDLFTEGLRNTRAMYCADEAKLKYKKVPLAERQAGDAIFFGGACDCGSSSSIHHVGLMMDNNDRFFNAPNDDINKVLESSVSGFGEQPCPFVIRFA, encoded by the exons ATGATTTCCAAGTTTGTTCTTGCAGCAACACTGCTCCTCAATGGAGCACTTGTTGTCGCCACGCCCCTGACTAACAACCCCTTGACCTCTCGCGGCATCGGTGATGCCTGCAAAGGCGCCGCTGGTGATGGTTCCTGTAAAAACGTACCCGACT GCCAGGGCATCTCTTACACTGAAGCCCTCTGCCCCAACGACCCATCCAATGTAATGTGCTGCGTCGAAAACAAGTGCAACGCCGGAGGCAAAGACGGCATGTGCCGGAGCAAGGCTCAAGGCTGCCCCGGAGGCAACTTTGCAGACGGCGGCTCGTGCCCCGGAGGCGGTGATGCTGCTTGCTGCGTTCCCGACCCTGGCATGTCCCAAACTGTTCCCCAGAAGATTCTCGCTCAGGCTCAAACTGCTGCTGGTCTTCCCTACGCCTGGGGCGGCGGTAGCTGCGCCGGACCTACTCATGATAACCCTCCCTGGCAGAACGGCGAGGTTGGCTTCGACTGCtctggtctcgtctgctGGGCCGTCTGCAAGGTCACTGGACGTGATCTCTTCACCGAGGGTCTCAGGAACACGCGCGCCATGTACTGCGCCGACGAGGCTAAGCTCAAGTACAAGAAGGTGCCGCTTGCAGAGCGACAGGCCGGtgatgccatcttctttggagGAGCGTGCGACTGCGGCTCGAGCAGCTCAATCCATCACGTCGGTTTGATGAT GGATAACAATGACCGATTCTTCAACGCACCCAACGATGACATCAACAAGGTTCTGGAGTCGTCTGTATCTGGTTTTGGAGAGCAGCCTTGCCCATTTGTCATTCGCTTTGCGTAG
- a CDS encoding alpha-amylase A type-3 precursor (similar to Pyrenophora tritici-repentis Pt-1C-BFP XP_001935375.1) produces the protein MKISLPTLTLLAQVVYAADKNAWKSRSIYFALTDRIARSSSDNGGGSCGNLGDYCGGTFQGLQGKLDYIKGMGFDAIWITPIVANSDGGYHGYWAKDLYSVNAKYGSADDLKNLVNAAHDKQMYVMIDVVANHMGPSPLADRQPSPLNEASSYHTPCQIDYSNQTSVENCQISNLPDLDTQSSTVRTLYQDWIKWLIKEYAFDGVRIDTVKHVEHDFWTGFTSAAGVYTIGEVFDGDPSYVAGYANSMSGLLNYPVYYPLNNFYQQKGSSQALVDMHDKVGSLFPDASAMGTFLDNHDNARFLNQKNDVALLKNSLTYVLLARGVPIVYYGTEQAFSGGADPANREDLWRSNYSTGSDLYGFIAKVLGVKKAAGGLGSNDHTHLFVDSTAYAWSRENGTVMALTSNIGGGKTQQYCFGTKVPNGRWMGALDGKTYSADGDGKLCASVDDGAPVIFVS, from the exons ATGAAGATTTCACTGCCGACTCTAACCTTGCTGGCGCAGGTAGTCTACGCAGCCGACAAGAACGCCTGGAAATCGAGAAGCATCTACTTTGCCCTCACGGACCGCATCGCCAGGAGCAGCAGCGACAATGGCGGCGGATCATGCGGCAACCTGGGTGATTATTGTGGCGGCACGTTCCAGGGACTGCAGGGGAAACTCGACTACATCAAGGGGATGGGCTTTGATGCCATTTGGATCACGCCAATTGTAGCCA ACAGTGACGGTGGTTATCACGGGTATTGGGCAAAGGACTTATATTCCGTCAACGCCAAGTACGGCAGCGCAGACGACTTGAAGAACCTCGTCAACGCCGCCCACGACAAG CAAATGTACGTCATGATTGACGTCGTCGCAAACCACATGGGCCCATCTCCCCTCGCAGACCGCCAGCCCTCCCCCCTCAACGAAGCTTCATCCTACCACACGCCCTGCCAAATCGACTACTCGAACCAAACGTCCGTCGAAAACTGCCAAATCTCCAACCTCCCCGACCTGGACACGCAGTCCTCCACCGTCCGCACCCTCTACCAAGACTGGATCAAGTGGCTCATCAAGGAATACGCCTTCGACGGCGTGCGCATCGACACAGTCAAGCATGTTGAGCACGATTTCTGGACGGGCTTCACCTCCGCTGCGGGAGTATACACCATAGGCGAAGTATTCGACGGGGATCCAAGCTACGTAGCTGGCTATGCGAACTCCATGTCCGGGCTGTTGAATTACCCGGTGTACTACCCCCTCAATAACTTCTACCAGCAAAAGGGGTCGTCGCAGGCCCTCGTCGATATGCATGATAAAGTTGGCTCCTTGTTTCCAGATGCGTCTGCGATGGGCACATTTCTCGATAACCATGACAACGCACGGTTTCTCAATCAAAAGAATGATGTGGCTCTTTTGAAGAACAGCCTTACGTATGTTCTTCTCGCGCGGGGGGTTCCCATAGTGTACTATGGCACGGAGCAGGCGTTTTCAGGGGGAGCCGATCCCGCGAATAGAGAGGATCTATGGAGGAGTAATTACAGCACGGGCAGTGATTTATACGGCTTTATTGCCAAGGTGCTGGGggtgaagaaggctgccgGTGGACTGGGTAGCAACGACCACACGCACTTGTTTGTGGATTCGACGGCGTATGCGTGGAGCAGGGAGAATGGCACggtgatggcgttgacgaGTAATATTGGCGGTGGGAAGACGCAGCAGTATTGTTTTGGGACCAAGGTGCCGAATGGGAGGTGGATGGGGGCTTTGGATGGGAAGACGTATAGTGCTGATGGGGATGGGAAGTTGTGTGCgagtgttgatgatggtgcgcCGGTGATCTTTGTGTCATAG
- a CDS encoding acid sphingomyelinase (similar to Metarhizium acridum CQMa 102 XP_007812202.1) has protein sequence MLFLLFFLMVAFTLGKGEPPKNNHVAGMEFYDTKQQQANLWKALKFWAKEGSVKNSMNCKACIGVLQYLQHQVTLDGDDKFILNAKALCDKLEDRHKKPEWGEVCRGVVEEHGRIFTNTLRSMDRVPKSQAATMLCNRWIKTCLSENPKPKLALTKRKRERGRPEPSGKEPIKIVHFSDLNIDPEYVEGARAECDNPVLCCRLPGGLETLWDEKNKHPAGPYGHPRTCDTPPLLEESMYQAIRKHVPDAAFSIFTGNVMGRQVWKSSPEVNAQQIERAYGKMSEYLKVVYGVVGNLESSPVNSFPYGNVSESNSQQWLYDRLSADWGSASGSIQEGEIQTGGRYSTKVPGGNLRIISINTNLYYSGNLWLYKDPVDVDPDGQLEWLANELELAEEAEENVWILGHMGFGDADVMLHASHAFNQILQRYSGTIAALFFGHTHMDQFQINYSNKTTTWNDRDHKHGEAHKQRNSSNAIVTSYLAPSLSPFRGNPSFRVYDVDPETFGVLDVTTYMADMNDEAFQTGPEWKEYFSARKAYAKLVKPKLTDPSVELTAGFWHNLTKFWNTAQYSKYYGRRTQGAKLWKGRQADWWNEICSMKGGLAEENCISDTVDDRMKREDEAGQAEKLKNIIKKKKKQKETLQGEDD, from the exons ATgttgtttcttctcttctttctcatgGTGGCTTTTACCCTGGGCAAGGGTGAACCACCCAAGAATAATCATGTCGCCGGCATGGAGTTTTATGACACTAAACAGCAACAGGCTAACTTGTGGAAAGCATTAAAATTCTGGGCTAAAGAGGGATCCGTGAAGAATTCCATGAACTGTAAAGCGTGCATT GGTGTCCTACAATATCTGCAACACCAGGTAACGCTCGATGGCGATGACAAGTTTATACTCAACGCTAAAGCGCTATGTGACAAACTCGAAGACCGCCACAAGAAG CCCGAGTGGGGAGAAGTGTGTCGAGGCGTGGTGGAGGAACACGGACGGATCTTTACCAACACCTTGCGAAGCATGGACAGGGTACCCAAGTCTCAAGCGGCAACAATGCTTTGCAATAGATGGATCAAGACTTGCCTTAGTGAGAATCCGAAACCGAAGCTTGCCCTTACAAAGCGGAAGCGAGAGCGCGGTCGCCCGGAGCCCAGTGGCAAGGAGCCCATTAAAATTGTTCACTTTTCAGATCTCAACATCGATCCTGAATATGTTGAGGGGGCGAGAGCCGAGTGCGATAACCCTGTGTTGTGTTGCAG ACTCCCCGGAGGCCTTGAAACCCTTTGGGATGAAAAGAACAAGCACCCGGCTGGCCCGTATGGTCATCCCAGAACCTGTGACACTCCTCCTCTACTCGAAGAGAGCATGTACCAAGCCATAAGGAAACATGTACCGGACGCGGCGTTTTCGATTTTTACTGGCAATGTTATGGGACGCCAAGTATGGAAGTCGTCACCGGAGGTGAACGCACAGCAAA TCGAGCGCGCCTACGGTAAGATGAGCGAATACCTCAAGGTAGTCTACGGCGTGGTCGGTAACCTCGAGAGCTCCCCTGTGAATTCATTCCCATACGGAAACGTCTCTGAAAGCAACAGCCAGCAATGGCTTTACGACAGGCTGTCGGCGGACTGGGGTTCGGCGTCTGGCTCCATCCAAGAAGGAGAAATCCAGACAGGGGGACGTTACTCTACCAAAGTACCCGGAGGGAACCTTCgaatcatctccatcaacaccaatctCTACTACTCTGGCAACTTGTGGCTGTATAAAGATCCGGTGGACGTTGACCCAGATGGCCAACTCGAATGGTTGGCAAACGAGCTGGAgttggctgaagaagcagaagaaaacGTCTGGATCCTTGGCCATATGGGATTTGGAGATGCAGATGTCATGCTGCACGCTTCCCACGCCTTCAACCAGATTCTTCAGCGGTACTCAGGAACCATAGCAGCCCTGTTCTTCGGCCATACCCACATGGACCAATTCCAGATCAACTATAGCAACAAAACCACGACCTGGAATGATCGCGATCACAAGCACGGCGAAGCACATAAACAAAGGAACTCTTCGAATGCCATCGTCACGTCATACCTTGCGCCGTCACTCTCCCCGTTCCGCGGGAACCCATCTTTCCGCGTATACGACGTCGATCCGGAGACATTCGGAGTGTTGGACGTGACGACTTACATGGCAGACATGAATGACGAAGCTTTCCAAACCGGTCCAGAGTGGAAAGAATACTTCTCAGCCAGGAAAGCCTACGCGAAATTGGTGAAGCCCAAACTTACGGATCCCAGCGTTGAGCTTACAGCAGGGTTTTGGCACAACCTAACTAAGTTCTGGAATACTGCGCAGTACTCAAAGTACTATGGCCGCAGGACACAGGGCGCGAAATTATGGAAGGGAAGGCAAGCAGATTGGTGGAACGAAATCTGCTCGATGAAGGGGGGGTTGGCTGAAGAAAACTGTATCAGTGACACGGTGGACGACAGGATGAAAAGAGAAGATGAGGCGGGGCAGGCGGAGAAACTAAAGAACATAatcaagaaaaagaagaagcagaaggagacGTTGCAGGGGGAGGACGACTAA